The following proteins are co-located in the Pseudomonas fluorescens genome:
- a CDS encoding AAA family ATPase, whose product MAYRIHILGAAGAGTTSLGRALAERLNVAYFDSDDFYWQQTSEPFTVARLRDERTRLLLEQSSGLEGWVVSGSLCGWGDAMIPQFTHVVFLRVDPQIRLNRLRRREVQRYGERILPGGSRHENSVAFLAWAARYDDGNHSLRSLRRHESWLKPLTCPVIRLDSTHHSVAALVNQLMPLLSPSAAK is encoded by the coding sequence ATGGCCTACAGAATCCACATTCTCGGCGCAGCCGGTGCCGGGACTACAAGCTTGGGAAGGGCCCTGGCCGAACGCCTGAATGTCGCTTATTTCGACTCCGACGACTTCTACTGGCAGCAAACCTCGGAGCCTTTCACCGTCGCTCGGCTGAGAGATGAACGCACCCGTCTGCTACTGGAGCAGAGTTCCGGCCTTGAGGGCTGGGTGGTGTCCGGCTCACTGTGCGGCTGGGGCGATGCCATGATCCCGCAGTTCACGCATGTGGTATTCCTGCGTGTGGACCCGCAAATACGCCTGAACCGCTTGCGCCGGCGTGAAGTGCAACGCTACGGCGAGCGGATACTGCCGGGAGGCAGCCGCCACGAAAACAGCGTGGCTTTCCTCGCCTGGGCCGCCCGTTACGATGACGGCAACCACAGCCTACGCAGCCTGCGTCGGCATGAAAGCTGGTTGAAGCCGTTGACCTGCCCGGTTATCCGGCTGGACTCTACGCACCATTCGGTTGCGGCGTTGGTGAATCAATTGATGCCGCTGTTGAGCCCATCAGCCGCGAAATGA
- a CDS encoding TetR/AcrR family transcriptional regulator, protein MTAPLRLTDRKREAIVAAAIAEFRANGFEVTSMDKIAATAGVSKRTVYNHFPSKEELFAEILHQLWASSVAQLDVSYASDRPLRDQLRGLLQAKMQMMSDTNFLDLARVAIAATIHSPERAQDMVNRLSKREEGFTQWVRAAQDDGRLSCSDPAFAAHQIQSLLKAFAFWPQITLGQPVLDAASQANVIESAIDLFLAGYEVSAPCPQ, encoded by the coding sequence ATGACTGCTCCCCTGCGCCTCACCGACCGTAAACGCGAAGCCATCGTGGCCGCTGCCATCGCCGAGTTTCGGGCGAACGGGTTCGAGGTCACCAGCATGGACAAAATTGCGGCGACGGCGGGCGTTTCCAAACGCACGGTGTACAACCACTTCCCCAGCAAGGAAGAGTTGTTTGCAGAGATCCTCCACCAGTTGTGGGCCAGCAGCGTTGCCCAACTGGACGTGAGCTACGCCAGCGACCGCCCGCTGCGCGATCAATTGCGCGGGTTACTGCAGGCGAAGATGCAGATGATGTCGGACACCAATTTCCTCGACCTGGCCCGCGTCGCGATTGCCGCCACTATCCATTCTCCGGAACGCGCGCAAGACATGGTCAACCGCTTGAGCAAACGCGAAGAAGGCTTCACGCAATGGGTGCGTGCCGCACAGGACGATGGTCGACTGTCCTGCAGCGACCCCGCGTTCGCTGCCCACCAGATACAAAGCCTGCTCAAGGCGTTCGCCTTTTGGCCGCAAATCACCCTGGGCCAGCCGGTGCTGGATGCCGCCAGCCAGGCCAACGTGATCGAATCGGCTATCGACCTGTTCCTGGCCGGTTACGAAGTCAGCGCTCCCTGCCCGCAGTAA
- a CDS encoding DUF2025 family protein, with the protein MRITSELICQAADQLHGFVGLNRKTGQYIVRFSEDSFGMDVADDGIIPTAEFVWLPAADDSMTLSRERLQLLLDQNIDDRINITEPLRVYMRRVEIPQISALRSLVS; encoded by the coding sequence ATGCGCATCACGTCCGAACTTATCTGCCAGGCGGCCGATCAACTCCACGGTTTTGTCGGCCTTAACCGCAAAACCGGCCAATACATCGTGCGTTTCAGCGAAGACTCGTTTGGCATGGATGTGGCCGATGACGGCATCATTCCCACCGCTGAGTTTGTCTGGTTACCCGCCGCTGACGACAGCATGACCCTGTCGCGCGAACGCCTTCAGTTGCTGCTGGACCAGAACATCGACGACCGCATCAATATCACCGAGCCATTGCGGGTGTACATGCGTCGGGTGGAAATTCCACAGATCAGCGCGTTGCGCAGTTTGGTCAGCTAA
- a CDS encoding DUF1003 domain-containing protein, whose product MTPDATPPAKPQAAPVDHLRFHRAHAHLATTFGNDTFALKAEAFARFFGTPTFLGAQTVIVLVWIVLNVTGITQFDVYPFILLNLAFSLQAAYAAPLILLAQTRQAARDKAQSDADAQHREAIAIANTERQAQAEQTTQQLLELLEQNTRLTEMTKQLTERIETLTCEMHEHFVRKT is encoded by the coding sequence ATGACCCCAGACGCCACGCCCCCAGCAAAGCCGCAAGCGGCCCCCGTCGACCATTTGCGTTTTCACCGAGCCCACGCCCACCTGGCGACGACCTTCGGTAACGACACGTTCGCCCTCAAGGCCGAAGCCTTCGCGCGCTTCTTTGGCACCCCGACGTTCCTCGGCGCACAAACCGTGATCGTGCTGGTGTGGATCGTGCTCAACGTAACCGGCATCACCCAGTTCGACGTGTACCCGTTCATCCTGCTCAACCTGGCCTTCAGCCTGCAGGCAGCCTATGCCGCGCCATTGATCCTGCTGGCCCAGACGCGTCAGGCCGCCCGCGATAAGGCGCAGTCCGACGCCGACGCACAACACCGCGAAGCCATTGCCATCGCCAACACCGAACGTCAGGCCCAGGCCGAACAGACCACCCAGCAACTGCTGGAGTTGCTGGAGCAGAACACGCGGCTAACGGAAATGACCAAACAGCTCACCGAGCGTATCGAGACCCTGACGTGCGAAATGCATGAACACTTTGTGCGCAAAACCTAA
- a CDS encoding glycerophosphodiester phosphodiesterase, whose translation MPVTFSKSALLLALLLGLGQAQAADPISPAELATNEGIPYPAVIAHRGASYDAPESTAASYKLARDLGADYLEMDLQRSKDGVLFALHDNNLQRTTDVASKFPERKDAPANEFTWAELRTLDAGSWFNAAYPDRARPAFVGLKIQSLDEIIKIAEGNPQHKPGLYIETKEPKQFPGIEADLKNKLLDKGWLSSAGSKLGKSNTGVGQGKGRVVLQTFEKDSLKELQKEMPNTPKILLLWVGPGSIEPKSAQTFAESGEPTKAAYYAKQAPKDAAEFEKWVDEAKRLGAIGTGPSAELTNHGDQSYTDLVKPEMNKLTHDKGLLVHVYTVDEPVDFEKVMKAGVDGIFTNRAAELLKFYKRWPSSSVQDLLKDNGY comes from the coding sequence ATGCCTGTCACGTTTTCCAAGAGCGCCTTGCTGCTCGCTCTGCTGCTCGGCCTTGGCCAGGCACAGGCTGCCGACCCGATCAGCCCGGCTGAATTGGCGACAAACGAAGGCATTCCGTACCCGGCCGTCATCGCCCACCGTGGTGCTTCCTACGACGCCCCCGAATCTACCGCCGCCTCCTACAAGCTCGCACGCGACCTGGGTGCCGACTACCTGGAAATGGACCTGCAGCGCAGCAAGGACGGCGTGCTGTTCGCCCTGCACGACAACAACCTGCAGCGCACCACCGACGTGGCCAGCAAATTCCCGGAGCGCAAAGACGCCCCCGCCAACGAGTTCACCTGGGCTGAATTGCGCACCCTGGACGCCGGCAGCTGGTTCAACGCCGCCTACCCGGACCGCGCTCGCCCTGCGTTCGTCGGTTTGAAAATCCAGAGCCTGGACGAAATCATCAAGATCGCCGAAGGCAACCCGCAGCACAAACCCGGCCTGTACATCGAGACCAAAGAGCCCAAGCAATTCCCGGGCATCGAAGCCGACCTGAAAAACAAGCTGCTGGACAAGGGCTGGTTGAGCTCCGCCGGCTCCAAGCTGGGCAAGAGCAACACGGGCGTGGGCCAGGGCAAGGGCCGTGTGGTGCTGCAAACGTTTGAAAAAGACAGCTTGAAAGAGCTGCAGAAAGAAATGCCGAACACCCCGAAAATCCTCTTGCTATGGGTGGGCCCAGGCAGCATCGAGCCGAAATCCGCGCAGACCTTCGCTGAATCCGGCGAGCCGACCAAAGCCGCTTACTACGCCAAGCAAGCACCGAAAGACGCGGCGGAATTCGAAAAATGGGTCGACGAAGCCAAGCGCCTCGGCGCCATCGGCACTGGCCCATCGGCCGAGCTGACCAACCATGGCGACCAGAGCTACACCGACCTGGTGAAGCCTGAGATGAACAAGCTGACCCACGACAAGGGCCTGCTGGTGCACGTCTATACCGTCGATGAGCCGGTGGACTTTGAAAAAGTGATGAAAGCCGGCGTCGATGGCATCTTCACCAACCGCGCCGCCGAACTGCTGAAGTTCTACAAGCGCTGGCCGTCGTCGAGTGTGCAGGATTTGCTGAAGGACAACGGCTACTGA
- a CDS encoding diguanylate cyclase, protein MENRLGKGLSFARRIYKPRIIGLGVGCISVVGALYPLAMPSWVWAFLLFNGFAWAHVAYQLSVRSPFPYQAEQRNLLYDSFFIGFWAATTQFSPLTTVTIVSMMTMNNVAAGGKRLFLRGLLAHAAGIGVAWGVFGIHFNPSVSLTQVYTCLPMLMLYPVAIGMVCYQLAIKLSEHKRALSAQSRIDSLTGLLNHGSWKDLLNLKFHKCQQQHGHATIALIDIDHFKQINDTYGHIVGDAVLRQLSQKLRLHLRQNDLAGRYGGDEFCVILPQMPLEEAAQVMEHLREIFSNYRNAQIPELRVSLSIGLADFRPLYSDAAMWLNAADRALYAAKNTGRNRVTVSDYVIAHSA, encoded by the coding sequence ATGGAAAACAGATTAGGCAAAGGGCTGTCATTTGCCAGACGTATCTACAAGCCAAGAATCATCGGCCTGGGGGTTGGTTGCATCAGCGTCGTCGGCGCTCTTTACCCGCTGGCGATGCCGAGCTGGGTCTGGGCGTTCCTGCTATTCAATGGGTTTGCCTGGGCTCATGTGGCCTACCAACTCTCCGTTCGCTCGCCGTTTCCGTATCAAGCCGAACAGCGCAACTTGCTGTATGACTCGTTCTTCATCGGTTTCTGGGCCGCCACCACCCAGTTCAGCCCTCTGACGACGGTGACCATTGTGTCAATGATGACCATGAACAACGTCGCTGCCGGCGGTAAGCGCCTGTTTCTGCGCGGGTTACTGGCACACGCCGCAGGCATTGGCGTGGCGTGGGGCGTGTTCGGAATCCACTTTAACCCCAGCGTCAGCCTCACCCAGGTCTACACCTGCCTGCCGATGCTGATGCTCTACCCCGTGGCCATCGGCATGGTCTGCTACCAGTTGGCGATCAAGCTGTCGGAACACAAACGCGCCCTCAGCGCCCAGAGCCGTATCGACAGCCTGACCGGCCTGCTCAACCATGGCTCGTGGAAAGACCTGCTGAACCTCAAGTTCCATAAGTGCCAGCAGCAACACGGCCACGCCACAATCGCCTTGATCGATATCGATCACTTCAAGCAGATCAATGACACCTACGGCCATATCGTCGGTGACGCGGTATTGCGCCAACTGAGCCAGAAATTGCGCCTGCACCTGAGACAAAACGACTTGGCCGGCCGTTACGGCGGCGATGAGTTCTGTGTGATTCTTCCGCAAATGCCACTGGAAGAAGCGGCGCAGGTCATGGAACACCTACGCGAAATATTCAGTAACTATCGCAATGCGCAGATCCCTGAACTGCGCGTGAGCCTGAGTATTGGCCTGGCAGACTTCCGGCCCCTCTACAGCGATGCCGCCATGTGGCTCAACGCCGCGGATCGCGCGCTGTACGCGGCCAAGAACACCGGTCGTAACCGGGTGACGGTCAGCGACTACGTCATCGCCCATTCCGCCTGA
- a CDS encoding helix-turn-helix domain-containing protein — translation MSSLAMSSFVEQQIVLHQFTAKHSVQARAMLGWSREDLARQAGLAVEAVQRFESQADVADETRLALAFRLEAEGLVFFPGFAPGWGMRARRFERTPDEPAAPGIISRLMGSTAASIDSPTPQPNGA, via the coding sequence ATGTCCTCTCTGGCAATGAGCTCTTTCGTAGAACAACAGATCGTCCTGCATCAATTCACCGCCAAGCACAGTGTGCAGGCCCGCGCGATGCTGGGCTGGAGCCGGGAAGACCTGGCCCGCCAGGCCGGGCTGGCGGTGGAAGCGGTTCAACGCTTTGAAAGCCAGGCGGATGTGGCTGACGAAACCCGCTTGGCATTGGCATTTCGGCTGGAAGCTGAAGGGCTGGTATTTTTCCCGGGGTTTGCGCCGGGGTGGGGCATGCGAGCACGCAGGTTTGAGCGCACCCCGGACGAGCCCGCCGCACCAGGCATCATTTCGCGGCTGATGGGCTCAACAGCGGCATCAATTGATTCACCAACGCCGCAACCGAATGGTGCGTAG
- a CDS encoding antibiotic biosynthesis monooxygenase family protein, which translates to MIANTPAVPYYAVIFSSLRTEGDQGYGQAAARMLDLAREQPGFLGVESAREDGLGITVSYWENEAAILAWKQQAEHRAVREQGRATWYSACHTRVCKVERAYLFER; encoded by the coding sequence ATGATTGCCAACACGCCCGCGGTTCCTTATTACGCGGTGATTTTCAGCTCGTTGCGCACCGAAGGTGATCAAGGCTACGGCCAGGCGGCTGCCCGCATGCTGGATCTCGCGCGTGAACAACCGGGGTTTCTGGGGGTGGAGTCGGCACGCGAAGACGGCTTGGGAATCACCGTGTCCTACTGGGAAAACGAGGCGGCGATCCTCGCCTGGAAACAGCAAGCTGAACATCGCGCCGTGCGCGAACAAGGGCGTGCGACCTGGTATTCGGCATGCCATACGCGCGTGTGCAAAGTGGAGCGGGCCTACCTGTTTGAGCGCTGA
- a CDS encoding CTP synthase C-terminal region-related (seleno)protein → MNATTLHLALIGDYHPDVIAHQAIPVALQHAADNLGVSVHAEWLATDSITPTRELHGFDGFWCVPASPYRDTDGALRAIRFAREQRRPFLGTCGGFQHAVLEYARNVLGWADAEHGELAPQATRAVITPLSCTLVEATDTVRLVPYTRIAEAYGTLAIHEGYRCRYGVNPDFASALLEGDLIPSGHDSAGDLRAVELLNHPFFVATLFQPERAALKGITPPLALAMLKACVDAYR, encoded by the coding sequence ATGAACGCCACCACCCTGCACCTCGCCCTGATCGGCGATTACCACCCCGACGTGATTGCACACCAGGCGATACCCGTGGCGCTGCAACACGCAGCCGACAACTTGGGCGTGAGCGTTCACGCTGAATGGCTCGCTACCGACTCGATCACACCCACCCGCGAACTGCACGGCTTTGACGGCTTCTGGTGCGTGCCCGCCAGCCCCTACCGCGACACCGACGGCGCGTTGCGCGCGATCCGTTTCGCCCGCGAGCAACGGCGCCCGTTCCTCGGCACTTGCGGTGGTTTTCAACACGCGGTGCTGGAATATGCCCGCAACGTGCTGGGCTGGGCGGATGCGGAACACGGCGAATTGGCCCCGCAGGCCACCCGCGCGGTGATCACACCGCTTAGTTGCACGCTGGTCGAAGCGACGGACACTGTGCGCCTGGTGCCGTACACGCGAATCGCCGAGGCCTACGGTACGCTGGCTATCCACGAAGGTTATCGCTGCCGCTACGGCGTGAACCCGGACTTCGCCAGTGCGCTGCTCGAAGGCGACTTGATCCCCAGCGGGCATGACTCGGCGGGCGATTTGCGCGCCGTAGAACTGCTGAACCACCCGTTTTTCGTCGCCACCCTGTTCCAGCCGGAGCGTGCAGCACTCAAAGGCATCACGCCTCCGTTGGCGCTTGCCATGCTCAAGGCCTGTGTGGATGCATACCGATGA
- a CDS encoding PepSY domain-containing protein, with amino-acid sequence MKTLTALFAATALTLTAGLAQADVRPDHIEGLLKSGAVMPFEKLNAAAVATHAGASITDTELDHKNGVLVYEVDLTDTAGKRFEVKLDAKTGAVLENKQDS; translated from the coding sequence ATGAAAACCCTGACCGCCCTGTTCGCCGCCACTGCCCTGACCCTGACCGCCGGCCTGGCCCAGGCTGACGTTCGTCCGGACCACATTGAAGGCCTGCTCAAGTCCGGCGCAGTCATGCCGTTTGAAAAACTCAACGCCGCTGCCGTGGCCACCCACGCCGGTGCCAGCATCACCGACACTGAGCTGGACCACAAAAACGGTGTACTGGTTTACGAAGTTGACCTGACCGACACCGCCGGCAAACGCTTTGAAGTGAAGCTCGACGCCAAGACCGGTGCCGTGCTGGAAAACAAGCAAGACAGCTGA
- a CDS encoding LysR family transcriptional regulator, whose protein sequence is MLNAVTHYQVDYPDLSLILALVRGGTLARAAALLRVDVSTVFRAVRRLEAALGQTLFEKSRAGYLPTSLASHLAQQAERAEQALEAARIGVEQGGEVISGTVRLTCTDSVLQGLLLPALAQFMPEYPALTLELSTSNDFANLSRRDADIALRLTKTPPEHLVGRCLGTVAYQVCASADFARRHAGRELAELAWIAPDDFLPDHPTVAWRREHLPGVRPSYRCNSMLSVTELVRAGLGVAALPDFLLEEGLQPLGPTLAGHDTALWLLTRPDCRALRSVVALFDELGRHVRGLRR, encoded by the coding sequence ATGCTCAATGCAGTCACGCACTATCAAGTGGATTACCCCGACCTGTCGCTGATCCTCGCCCTGGTTCGCGGCGGCACGCTGGCACGGGCGGCGGCACTGTTGCGGGTGGATGTGTCCACGGTATTCCGCGCGGTGCGGCGATTGGAAGCGGCGCTGGGCCAGACCTTGTTTGAAAAAAGCCGCGCCGGCTACCTGCCCACCAGTTTGGCCAGCCATCTGGCGCAGCAGGCCGAGCGCGCGGAACAAGCCTTGGAGGCGGCGCGCATCGGCGTGGAGCAGGGCGGTGAAGTGATCAGCGGCACCGTGCGCCTGACCTGTACCGACTCGGTGCTGCAAGGCTTGCTGTTACCGGCGCTGGCGCAGTTCATGCCTGAGTACCCGGCGTTGACGCTGGAACTGAGCACCTCCAATGACTTTGCCAACCTCAGCCGTCGCGATGCTGACATCGCCCTACGCCTGACCAAGACACCGCCGGAACATCTTGTCGGCCGTTGCCTGGGCACGGTGGCCTATCAGGTGTGCGCCAGTGCAGATTTCGCCCGGCGGCATGCAGGACGCGAGCTGGCCGAGCTGGCCTGGATCGCCCCGGATGACTTTCTGCCCGACCACCCCACCGTCGCCTGGCGCCGTGAGCACTTGCCGGGTGTGCGCCCCAGTTACCGCTGCAACAGCATGTTGTCGGTCACCGAACTGGTACGCGCGGGGCTGGGGGTGGCTGCGCTGCCGGATTTTCTATTGGAGGAGGGCTTGCAGCCGCTGGGCCCCACTCTGGCGGGGCATGACACGGCGCTGTGGTTGTTGACGCGCCCGGATTGCCGGGCGCTGCGCTCGGTGGTGGCGTTGTTTGATGAGTTGGGACGGCATGTGCGCGGATTACGTCGTTAG
- a CDS encoding MBL fold metallo-hydrolase encodes MATISTRLDPAPAARKPADQAQGNFSNDAPTQHGGLGKTLRIFWNMLFHKPRSTRPVGKVPVQLLTREQLLAAPDHSVFRLGHSTVLLKMRGKFWVTDPVFAERASPFSWVGPKRFHQPPISLEDLPPLEAVILSHNHYDHLDRNAVVQLADKTRHFLAPLGVGDLLVKWGVDASKVRQLDWWEGTEVDGIRFIASPAQHFSGRGLFDGNQTLWCSWVMVDGARRIFFSGDTGYFDGFKTIGEHYGPFDLTLMETGAYNVDWPHVHMQPEQTLQAHIDLKGRWLLPIHNGTFDLAFHAWHEPFDRIMALAWERNVSITTPAMGQAFSLNQPERGHAWWLDVETHGAQEHAAG; translated from the coding sequence ATGGCCACGATTTCAACCCGTCTCGACCCAGCGCCTGCGGCACGCAAGCCAGCCGATCAGGCGCAAGGAAATTTCAGCAACGACGCCCCGACTCAGCATGGCGGCTTGGGTAAAACGTTGCGTATTTTCTGGAACATGCTGTTCCATAAACCACGCAGTACACGCCCGGTGGGCAAGGTCCCCGTACAACTCTTGACGCGTGAGCAACTGTTGGCCGCGCCCGATCACAGCGTGTTCCGCCTGGGGCATTCCACCGTACTGCTGAAAATGCGCGGTAAATTCTGGGTCACCGACCCGGTGTTCGCCGAACGTGCTTCGCCCTTCAGTTGGGTGGGCCCCAAGCGCTTCCACCAGCCGCCTATCAGCCTTGAAGACTTGCCGCCGCTGGAAGCGGTGATTCTTTCCCACAATCATTACGACCATCTTGACCGCAACGCCGTGGTGCAACTGGCTGACAAAACCCGGCACTTTCTCGCGCCGTTAGGCGTGGGCGACCTTCTGGTCAAATGGGGCGTGGACGCCAGCAAAGTCCGGCAACTGGATTGGTGGGAAGGCACCGAGGTCGATGGCATTCGGTTTATCGCCTCGCCGGCCCAGCATTTTTCCGGGCGTGGCCTGTTTGATGGCAACCAGACCCTGTGGTGTTCCTGGGTAATGGTCGATGGTGCGCGGCGGATCTTTTTCAGCGGTGACACGGGTTACTTCGATGGCTTCAAAACCATCGGCGAACACTACGGCCCGTTTGACCTGACGCTGATGGAGACCGGCGCTTATAACGTCGACTGGCCCCACGTGCACATGCAGCCGGAACAGACCCTGCAAGCCCATATCGACCTCAAGGGCCGCTGGCTGCTACCGATTCACAACGGCACCTTTGATCTGGCCTTTCACGCCTGGCACGAACCGTTCGATCGCATCATGGCCCTGGCCTGGGAGCGCAACGTGTCGATTACCACGCCAGCGATGGGCCAGGCGTTCAGCTTGAACCAGCCCGAACGCGGGCATGCCTGGTGGTTGGACGTGGAAACGCACGGCGCGCAAGAGCACGCTGCGGGCTGA